The genomic segment CAATAACATCGCGAATAAACTGATCATCAAGGTCAGGGCTGTTCCCATATCTGGTTCGAGAAGAATGAGGATCACGGGTAGGAGAACGACTGCAAAAGAACGGAGCAATATCTGCCATTCCGTGATATATGGTTTGGAGATAAGTTTAGCCACAAACAGGATCGTAACAAGTTTTGCCAGTTCCGAAGGCTGGAAATTAACCGGTCCCAGAGATATCCAGCGGTGCGAACCTTTAATTTCGGGTAGGAATAAAACGAGGATAAGAAAAATTACGGTAATAATATAAACAGGAATGATCATAAGATCGATTACAGGCATGGGAAGTTTCAATAAAACAAAGAGAAACAATAATGATATAAAAACCCAGATGAGTTGTTTCAGGTAAAAATTCCGGGTGAGAAATTCATCTCCTATTTTGCTGGTAGAAGCAGAATAAATGGCGATCACTCCGCTGATCATCAGCAGGATCAAAAGCAGGAAGATGATCCAGTCGATTTTTTTAATATCCATTTGCTACTTATTTTTTAAACAAAAAAATCGTGCAAGGAATAAATCTCATCTTTCTTTCATCATCCAATCATAAAACTTCACAATCTTCCGGGCAAGCGGAGCAGCAGCACTACCACCATGTCCGGCATTTTCCAGAAAGACAACAAAAGCGATCTCCGGTTCTTCCCATTCCGCATATCCTGTAAACCAGGCATGAGTTTCTTTTCCCATATGGTTTTCCGCAGAACCTGTCTTGCCGTAAACTTTCACGCCATAAACACCGGCAGCAGTTCCTGTTCCGTATTGCTCGTTCACAACTTTATAAAGAGATTTTTGGATAAGTTCCAGGTGTTCTCTATTTACAGGAAGATATTCCTGTTTAAATGTTGTATTTTTTTGATGTTCAACGGTTTTCAGAAGAAAATGAGGTTGCTTCCAGATGCCGTCATTGCCGATCGCGGCATAAAAAGAGCAGATCTGCAGAGGTGTAACGAGCACTTCTCCCTGCCCGATGGCAATATTCACTTT from the Candidatus Cloacimonadota bacterium genome contains:
- a CDS encoding rod shape-determining protein RodA, producing the protein MDIKKIDWIIFLLLILLMISGVIAIYSASTSKIGDEFLTRNFYLKQLIWVFISLLFLFVLLKLPMPVIDLMIIPVYIITVIFLILVLFLPEIKGSHRWISLGPVNFQPSELAKLVTILFVAKLISKPYITEWQILLRSFAVVLLPVILILLEPDMGTALTLMISLFAMLL